From Variovorax sp. PMC12, the proteins below share one genomic window:
- a CDS encoding SIR2 family NAD-dependent protein deacylase, with protein MTRVTPENTSTFEAVQAAARRLRDARRIVVFSGAGLSRASGIPTYRDTDGLWKSQNALQFSHAEDLARDPSGFTKFWAHRMSVIESAQPNPGHAALAALQRLRPATRLVTQNVDGLLTLAGGQDVLELHGSLRRWRCDHCGNRSGPWPFHRCLRCGSHARPDVVMFGEMLNAGVLLDAQVAAQECDLFMVVGSTTIVYPAAELPQTALAHGARLVTLNLEPLPHLDDAASVVLRGASEDLLPKLLAGWG; from the coding sequence ATGACGCGCGTCACACCAGAAAACACCTCCACCTTCGAAGCAGTACAGGCGGCCGCACGGCGGCTGCGCGATGCCCGGCGCATCGTGGTGTTCTCCGGCGCCGGCCTGTCCCGCGCCTCCGGCATTCCGACCTACCGCGACACCGACGGCCTCTGGAAGAGCCAGAACGCCCTGCAGTTCTCCCATGCCGAAGACCTGGCGCGCGACCCCTCGGGGTTCACGAAGTTCTGGGCGCATCGCATGTCGGTGATCGAATCGGCGCAGCCCAACCCGGGCCACGCCGCGCTCGCGGCGCTGCAGCGGCTGCGCCCCGCCACGCGGCTGGTGACGCAGAACGTCGACGGCCTGCTCACGCTGGCCGGCGGGCAGGACGTGCTCGAACTGCACGGCTCGCTGCGCCGCTGGCGCTGCGACCACTGCGGCAACCGAAGCGGCCCCTGGCCCTTCCACCGCTGCCTGCGCTGCGGCTCGCATGCGCGCCCCGACGTCGTGATGTTCGGCGAGATGCTGAACGCCGGCGTGCTGCTCGACGCGCAGGTGGCCGCGCAGGAGTGCGATCTGTTCATGGTGGTGGGCAGCACCACCATCGTCTACCCGGCCGCCGAACTGCCGCAGACGGCGCTGGCGCACGGTGCGCGGCTCGTCACGCTGAACCTGGAGCCGCTGCCGCACCTGGACGATGCGGCCTCCGTGGTGCTGCGGGGGGCGTCGGAAGACCTGTTGCCGAAGTTGCTTGCGGGTTGGGGCTGA
- a CDS encoding MBL fold metallo-hydrolase: MSQAKKFASQADMEEKKITFSQISEHAWAYTAEGDPNTGIVIGDDCVLVADTQATPAMAADVVRRIREVTDKPIKYVVLTHYHAVRVLGAAGYGAEHILASQDTRDLIVERGEQDKASEIGRFPRLFQNVETVPPGLTWPTMTFTGKMTLWLGKLEVQLIQLGRGHTKGDTVVWLPQERTLLSGDLVEFGATPYAGDAYFKDWPQTLDNIAALKPVALVPGRGAALTTPEAVAEGLTGTRNFISDVYASVQEGVKAGRDLNAVYKDTYEKLKPKYSQWVIFDHCMPFDVSRAYDEASGHADPRVWTAERDIEMWKALEG; encoded by the coding sequence ATGAGCCAAGCCAAGAAATTCGCCAGCCAGGCCGACATGGAAGAGAAGAAGATCACCTTCAGCCAGATCTCCGAACATGCCTGGGCCTACACCGCCGAGGGCGACCCCAACACCGGCATCGTCATCGGCGACGACTGCGTGCTGGTGGCCGACACCCAGGCCACCCCCGCCATGGCCGCCGACGTGGTGCGCCGCATCCGCGAGGTGACCGACAAGCCCATCAAGTACGTGGTGCTCACCCACTACCACGCGGTGCGGGTGCTGGGCGCGGCGGGCTACGGCGCCGAGCACATCCTGGCCAGCCAGGACACGCGCGACCTGATCGTCGAGCGCGGCGAACAGGACAAGGCCAGCGAAATCGGCCGCTTCCCGCGCCTGTTCCAGAACGTCGAGACCGTGCCCCCGGGCCTGACCTGGCCCACCATGACCTTCACCGGCAAGATGACGCTGTGGCTGGGCAAGCTCGAAGTGCAGCTCATCCAGCTGGGCCGCGGCCACACCAAGGGCGACACCGTCGTCTGGCTGCCGCAGGAACGCACGCTGCTGTCGGGCGACCTGGTCGAGTTCGGCGCCACCCCGTACGCCGGCGACGCCTACTTCAAGGACTGGCCGCAGACGCTGGACAACATCGCCGCGCTCAAGCCCGTGGCGCTGGTGCCGGGCCGCGGCGCCGCACTCACCACGCCCGAGGCCGTGGCGGAGGGCCTGACGGGCACGCGCAACTTCATCTCCGACGTGTACGCCAGCGTGCAAGAAGGCGTGAAGGCCGGCCGCGACCTGAACGCGGTCTACAAGGACACCTACGAAAAGCTCAAGCCCAAGTACAGCCAGTGGGTGATCTTCGACCACTGCATGCCCTTCGACGTGAGCCGCGCGTACGACGAGGCCTCGGGCCATGCCGATCCGCGCGTGTGGACGGCCGAGCGCGACATCGAGATGTGGAAGGCGCTCGAAGGCTGA
- a CDS encoding MlaE family ABC transporter permease: MSPAQSPADAPAADSAWPGLGQQERDGRQWTVATGRWTTLAMSSKPAWQALSKSLEAAPATDDRAWDLRAIEQLDHIGAQLLWEHWRHAWPAALEMAPQHKAVLDHVAQYTVATPEEPSPTLNDRLRAFSHNGPRAMIVMRDFTSLLGQLAIDLCALVRAPHRGPWRDFSGHLYQFGATALHITALVGLLIGVVLAYLISQQLRQYGAETFVVNILGLSLIRELGPVLAAVLIAGRSGSAITAQIGVMRVTEELDAMRVMGIAHGFRLVMPRVLALAIAMPLISLWTSMAALAGGMLAADAALNISPSYFLSALPRAVPISNLWLAMAKSAVFGVLIALIGCYFGMKVKPNTESLGRGTTSSVVTSITAVILVDALFAVLFKGIGFRG; the protein is encoded by the coding sequence ATGTCCCCTGCCCAATCGCCTGCCGACGCTCCAGCCGCCGACAGCGCGTGGCCCGGCCTCGGACAGCAGGAGCGGGACGGCCGGCAGTGGACCGTGGCCACCGGCCGCTGGACCACGCTGGCGATGTCGTCCAAGCCGGCCTGGCAGGCGCTGTCGAAGAGCCTGGAGGCAGCCCCGGCAACCGACGACCGCGCCTGGGACCTGCGCGCGATCGAGCAGCTCGACCACATCGGCGCGCAGCTGCTGTGGGAACACTGGCGCCACGCCTGGCCCGCCGCGCTGGAGATGGCGCCGCAGCACAAGGCGGTGCTCGACCATGTGGCGCAATACACCGTCGCCACGCCCGAGGAACCCTCGCCCACGCTGAACGACCGCCTGCGCGCGTTCTCGCACAACGGCCCGCGCGCGATGATCGTGATGCGCGACTTCACCAGCCTGCTCGGCCAGCTCGCGATCGACCTCTGCGCGCTGGTCCGCGCGCCGCACCGGGGACCGTGGCGCGATTTCTCCGGGCACCTGTACCAGTTCGGCGCCACCGCGCTGCACATCACGGCGCTGGTCGGGCTCCTGATCGGCGTGGTGCTGGCCTACCTGATCTCGCAGCAGCTGCGGCAGTACGGCGCCGAGACCTTCGTGGTGAACATCCTCGGCCTCTCGCTGATCCGCGAGCTGGGGCCGGTGCTGGCGGCGGTGCTGATCGCCGGGCGCTCGGGCTCGGCCATCACCGCGCAGATCGGCGTGATGCGCGTGACCGAAGAGCTCGACGCGATGCGCGTGATGGGCATCGCCCATGGCTTCCGGCTGGTGATGCCGCGCGTGCTGGCGCTGGCCATCGCCATGCCGCTGATCAGCCTGTGGACCTCGATGGCGGCGCTCGCGGGCGGCATGCTGGCGGCCGACGCGGCGCTCAATATCTCGCCGTCGTACTTCCTGTCGGCGCTGCCGCGCGCGGTGCCCATTTCCAACCTGTGGCTTGCCATGGCCAAGTCGGCGGTATTCGGCGTTCTGATCGCGCTGATCGGCTGCTACTTCGGCATGAAGGTCAAGCCCAACACCGAGAGCCTGGGGCGCGGCACCACCTCGTCGGTGGTGACCTCGATCACCGCGGTGATCCTGGTGGATGCGCTCTTCGCCGTGCTCTTCAAGGGCATCGGCTTCCGGGGATGA
- a CDS encoding ABC transporter ATP-binding protein has protein sequence MSMPVRPDTDQTVVDIRGLWTVFKNADGEQVVHRDLRLHIDRGEVLSLVGGSGTGKTVLLRQILGLEKPTRGHVEVLGQEPGELSASGAANVGMLFQHGALFSAFSVLENIAFPLRELKLLPDELIRHAALVKLQMVGLEPRHANMSPSDLSGGMIKRVALARALIMDPPLLLLDEPTAGLDPEASDSFCNLLRGLHRELGLTVVMVTHDLDTLFDLSTRIAVLADQKVIVTGAAREVIAYPHPFIHEYFLGGRGQRALEALHDKPADATLASQPAAEAGR, from the coding sequence ATGAGCATGCCCGTGCGCCCCGACACCGACCAGACCGTGGTGGACATCCGCGGCCTGTGGACGGTGTTCAAGAACGCCGACGGCGAGCAGGTGGTGCATCGCGACCTGCGGCTGCACATCGACCGCGGCGAGGTGCTGTCGCTGGTCGGCGGTTCGGGCACCGGCAAGACGGTGCTGCTGCGCCAGATCCTCGGGCTGGAAAAGCCCACGCGCGGCCATGTCGAGGTGCTGGGCCAGGAGCCCGGCGAACTCAGCGCCTCGGGCGCGGCCAACGTGGGCATGCTGTTCCAGCACGGCGCGCTGTTCTCGGCCTTCAGCGTGCTGGAGAACATCGCGTTTCCGCTGCGCGAGCTGAAGCTGCTGCCCGACGAGCTGATCCGCCATGCGGCGCTGGTGAAGCTGCAGATGGTGGGCCTGGAGCCCCGGCACGCCAACATGAGCCCGTCGGACCTGTCGGGCGGCATGATCAAGCGCGTGGCGCTGGCGCGCGCGCTCATCATGGACCCGCCGCTGCTGCTGCTGGACGAGCCCACGGCCGGCCTCGACCCCGAGGCCTCCGACAGCTTCTGCAACCTGCTGCGCGGCCTGCACCGCGAGCTGGGCCTGACGGTGGTGATGGTCACGCACGACCTGGACACGCTGTTCGATCTGAGCACCCGCATCGCGGTGCTGGCAGACCAGAAGGTGATCGTCACCGGCGCGGCGCGCGAGGTCATCGCGTATCCGCATCCGTTCATCCACGAATATTTTCTCGGCGGGCGCGGGCAGCGCGCCCTGGAGGCCCTGCACGACAAGCCCGCCGACGCAACTCTCGCATCGCAGCCCGCCGCGGAGGCGGGCCGCTGA
- a CDS encoding CoA-acylating methylmalonate-semialdehyde dehydrogenase: MPTTNIDHFIGGQPAANTSGRTQDVTNPATGAVTGKVGLADAAQVSAAVAAAQAAFPAWADTPPIRRARVMFKFLQLLNEHKDELAHMITAEHGKVFTDAQGEVSRGIDIVEFACGIPQLLKGDFTDQVSTGIDNWTLRQPLGVVAGITPFNFPVMVPMWMFPVAIAAGNTFVLKPSPTDPTPSLRMAELLKEAGLPDGVFNVVQGDKAAVDALLEHPDVKAISFVGSTPIANYIYETGARHGKRVQALGGAKNHMVVLPDADIDQTVDALIGAGYGSAGERCMAISVAVLVGDVADKIIPKLIERTKTLQVLNGTNLAAEMGPIVTRAAHERITGYIDLGEKEGAKLLVDGRQFDGNKAGEGCGDGFWMGGTLFDHVTPEMRIYKEEIFGPVLSCVRVANFKDAVDLVNAHEFGNGVSCFTRDGNVAREFSRRIQVGMVGINVPIPVPMAWHGFGGWKRSLFGDMHAYGEEGVRFYTKQKSVMQRWPESIGKGAEFVMPTAK; the protein is encoded by the coding sequence ATGCCCACCACGAACATCGACCACTTCATCGGCGGCCAGCCTGCCGCCAACACTTCCGGCCGCACGCAGGACGTGACCAACCCCGCCACCGGCGCCGTCACCGGCAAGGTCGGCCTGGCCGATGCAGCGCAGGTTTCCGCCGCCGTGGCCGCCGCGCAGGCCGCCTTCCCGGCCTGGGCCGACACCCCGCCGATCCGCCGCGCGCGCGTCATGTTCAAGTTCCTGCAGCTGCTCAACGAGCACAAGGACGAGCTGGCCCACATGATCACCGCCGAGCACGGCAAGGTCTTCACCGACGCGCAGGGCGAAGTCAGCCGCGGCATCGACATCGTCGAGTTCGCCTGCGGCATTCCGCAGCTGCTCAAGGGCGACTTCACCGACCAGGTGAGCACCGGCATCGACAACTGGACGCTGCGCCAGCCCCTGGGCGTGGTCGCCGGCATCACGCCCTTCAACTTCCCGGTGATGGTGCCGATGTGGATGTTCCCGGTGGCCATCGCCGCGGGCAACACCTTCGTGCTCAAGCCCAGCCCGACCGACCCGACGCCTTCGCTGCGCATGGCCGAGCTGCTGAAGGAAGCCGGCCTGCCCGACGGCGTGTTCAACGTGGTGCAGGGCGACAAGGCCGCGGTCGACGCGCTGCTGGAGCACCCCGACGTCAAGGCCATCAGCTTCGTCGGCTCCACGCCCATCGCCAACTACATCTACGAAACCGGCGCCCGCCACGGCAAGCGCGTGCAGGCCCTGGGCGGCGCGAAGAACCACATGGTGGTGCTGCCCGACGCCGACATCGACCAGACCGTCGACGCGCTGATCGGCGCGGGCTACGGCTCGGCCGGCGAGCGCTGCATGGCCATCAGCGTGGCGGTGTTGGTGGGCGACGTGGCCGACAAGATCATCCCCAAGCTCATCGAGCGCACCAAGACGCTGCAGGTGCTCAACGGCACCAACCTCGCGGCCGAGATGGGCCCGATCGTCACGCGCGCCGCGCATGAACGCATCACCGGCTACATCGACCTGGGCGAGAAGGAAGGCGCGAAGCTGCTGGTGGACGGCCGCCAGTTCGACGGCAACAAGGCGGGCGAAGGATGCGGCGACGGTTTCTGGATGGGCGGCACGCTGTTCGACCACGTCACGCCCGAGATGCGCATCTACAAGGAAGAAATCTTCGGCCCGGTGCTCAGCTGCGTGCGCGTGGCCAACTTCAAGGACGCGGTCGACCTGGTCAACGCGCACGAGTTCGGCAACGGCGTGAGCTGCTTCACCCGCGACGGCAACGTGGCGCGCGAATTCAGCCGCCGCATCCAGGTCGGCATGGTCGGCATCAACGTGCCGATCCCGGTTCCCATGGCCTGGCACGGCTTCGGCGGCTGGAAGCGCTCGCTGTTCGGCGACATGCATGCCTACGGCGAAGAGGGCGTGCGTTTCTACACCAAGCAGAAGTCGGTCATGCAGCGCTGGCCGGAGAGCATCGGCAAGGGTGCCGAGTTCGTCATGCCCACGGCCAAGTAG
- a CDS encoding ABC-type transport auxiliary lipoprotein family protein gives MNATIHAIRSLAKPRRAAATAALAIGFALLAAGCGALPDKPARATLYDFGPGPTTATATQAQASAPAQMRPTLALAEFESNSRLDGTQILYRLGYADANELRPYGQSRWSMPPAQLLRQRLRDTLSERRTVLGPEESATISRSKGEVPDTLRISLDEFSHYFDSASASVGLVRLRATLIRGTPAGDRVLGQRLFTVRSPAPSADAPGGVKALVSASDAAVADVVQWVDQLQQQQPRQ, from the coding sequence ATGAACGCCACCATCCACGCCATCCGTTCCCTGGCGAAGCCGCGCCGCGCTGCCGCCACGGCGGCGCTGGCCATCGGCTTCGCGCTGCTGGCCGCCGGCTGCGGCGCGCTGCCCGACAAGCCCGCGCGCGCGACGCTGTACGACTTCGGCCCCGGCCCCACCACTGCCACCGCCACGCAGGCGCAGGCATCGGCCCCGGCGCAGATGCGCCCCACCCTGGCGCTGGCCGAGTTCGAGAGCAACAGCCGCCTCGACGGCACGCAGATCCTCTACCGCCTGGGCTACGCCGACGCCAACGAGCTGCGGCCCTACGGCCAGTCGCGCTGGAGCATGCCGCCGGCGCAACTGCTGCGCCAGCGGCTGCGCGACACGCTGTCGGAGCGCCGCACGGTGCTCGGCCCGGAAGAAAGCGCGACCATCTCGCGCAGCAAGGGCGAAGTGCCCGACACGCTGCGCATCTCGCTCGACGAGTTCAGCCACTATTTCGATTCGGCCAGCGCCAGCGTGGGCCTGGTGCGCCTGCGCGCCACGCTGATCCGCGGCACCCCGGCCGGCGACCGCGTGCTGGGCCAGCGCCTGTTCACCGTGCGCAGCCCCGCGCCGAGCGCCGACGCGCCCGGCGGGGTGAAGGCGCTGGTCTCGGCCAGCGACGCCGCCGTGGCCGATGTGGTGCAGTGGGTCGACCAGTTGCAGCAGCAACAGCCCCGGCAGTAA
- a CDS encoding IclR family transcriptional regulator has product MATDTDRAQRGIQSIEVGGQLLRALVHHGRPMALKDLAREADMTAAKAHPYMVSFGRLGLIEQDRASGHYLLGPLALQLGLISLQQADPVHIATPLIGQLAQQIGHTVALAVWGARGATIVRTAESPSPVHVNMRHGTVFSLTNTASGRVFATYLDAEVVRRLLEEERQRQKQRKGAEPAQPAGMPPVQPLPSWSDFERQLKEVRDHGISRSDGEVIEGVSAMAAPVFDHTGAIVLAVTAIGPAGIFDTAWDGEISRALKACADTVSQRLGATAVPAPANSPKPER; this is encoded by the coding sequence ATGGCCACTGACACCGACCGCGCCCAGCGCGGCATCCAGAGCATCGAGGTCGGCGGCCAGTTGCTGCGTGCGCTGGTGCACCACGGCCGGCCCATGGCGCTGAAGGACCTGGCGCGGGAAGCCGACATGACCGCGGCCAAGGCGCACCCGTACATGGTCAGCTTCGGGCGCCTGGGCCTCATCGAGCAGGACCGCGCCAGCGGCCACTATCTGCTCGGCCCGCTGGCCTTGCAACTGGGGCTCATCAGCCTGCAGCAGGCCGACCCGGTGCACATCGCCACGCCGCTGATCGGCCAGCTCGCCCAGCAGATCGGCCACACCGTGGCGCTGGCCGTATGGGGCGCGCGCGGCGCGACCATCGTCCGCACGGCCGAGTCGCCGTCGCCGGTGCACGTGAACATGCGGCACGGCACGGTGTTCTCGCTGACCAACACCGCCTCGGGCCGCGTCTTCGCCACCTACCTCGACGCCGAGGTGGTGCGCCGCCTGCTCGAGGAAGAGCGCCAGCGCCAGAAGCAGCGCAAGGGCGCCGAGCCCGCGCAGCCGGCCGGCATGCCGCCGGTGCAGCCGCTGCCTTCATGGAGCGACTTCGAGCGCCAGCTGAAAGAAGTGCGCGACCACGGCATCAGCCGCTCCGACGGCGAGGTCATCGAGGGCGTGAGCGCCATGGCCGCGCCGGTGTTCGATCACACTGGCGCCATCGTGCTGGCCGTCACCGCCATCGGCCCGGCCGGCATCTTCGACACGGCGTGGGACGGCGAGATCTCCCGCGCGCTCAAGGCCTGTGCGGACACCGTGTCGCAGCGCCTGGGCGCCACCGCCGTTCCCGCCCCGGCGAATTCCCCCAAACCAGAGCGATGA
- a CDS encoding LysR family transcriptional regulator has product MKPQNIESLWTHLHWLTVLAQQGSFTAAALRLGVSKAAMSQRIAELEHAAGAPLVQRTTRSVRLTEAGRRLVDDMRAPFEQIAHSFAGVRDLAGVPRGLVRVTAPVAFARQQLVPRLADFLRAQPEVRIELDLSDRLSSLAMEGFDLAIRHTAAPPDTHVAWTLCETQSVLVASRAYLRRRGTPREPQALAGHDCLHYPRAQETPTWHFEAKASAPRITVPVSGPLVANNSEALRDAALTGLGIALVPDFSAQSALQSGKLQQVLPQWRSVGAFGERLYAIRPYATHVPQAVTAFVAWLREALADGFAA; this is encoded by the coding sequence ATGAAACCCCAAAATATCGAGTCGCTCTGGACCCACCTGCACTGGCTCACGGTGCTGGCGCAGCAAGGCAGTTTCACCGCCGCCGCGTTGCGCCTGGGCGTGAGCAAGGCGGCCATGAGCCAGCGCATCGCCGAGCTGGAGCATGCGGCCGGCGCGCCATTGGTGCAGCGCACGACGCGCAGCGTGCGGCTCACCGAGGCGGGCCGGCGGCTGGTGGACGACATGCGCGCGCCCTTCGAGCAGATTGCGCACAGCTTCGCGGGCGTGCGCGACCTGGCGGGCGTGCCGCGCGGGCTGGTGCGGGTGACGGCGCCGGTGGCCTTCGCGCGCCAGCAGCTGGTGCCGCGGCTGGCCGACTTCCTGCGCGCGCAGCCCGAGGTGCGCATCGAGCTCGACCTGTCGGACCGGCTGAGCTCGCTCGCAATGGAGGGCTTCGACCTCGCGATCCGGCACACGGCGGCACCGCCCGACACCCACGTGGCCTGGACGCTGTGCGAGACCCAGTCGGTGCTGGTGGCCAGCCGCGCCTACCTGCGCCGCCGCGGCACGCCGCGCGAGCCCCAGGCGCTGGCCGGCCACGACTGCCTGCACTACCCGCGCGCCCAGGAAACGCCGACTTGGCACTTCGAGGCCAAGGCCTCGGCGCCGCGCATCACGGTGCCGGTGTCGGGGCCGCTGGTGGCGAACAACAGCGAGGCGTTGCGCGACGCGGCGCTCACCGGGCTGGGCATCGCGCTGGTGCCCGACTTCAGCGCGCAGTCGGCGCTGCAGTCGGGCAAGCTGCAGCAGGTGCTGCCTCAATGGCGATCGGTGGGGGCTTTCGGCGAGCGGCTGTATGCAATACGGCCCTATGCCACGCACGTGCCGCAGGCGGTGACGGCATTCGTGGCATGGCTGCGCGAGGCGCTGGCGGACGGCTTCGCGGCCTGA
- a CDS encoding MlaD family protein, which yields MENKAHALAAGAFVLGLIAALVALVIWFTRDNTVRNVYELSTREAVSGLQPQAMVRYRGIAVGKVTSIDFDPKVKGNVRVRITVDERVPLTTSSFATLSYQGVTGLAFIALDDKGESTVSLKPDNDDPPRIPLKPSMLAQLQDRGEAIINQVEEVTKRANQLLSDPNQKRAADALENIAAASASANTLLKTLDNTVKTGLNPALTKLPDTMASVKKAAGDVSRVANNFNTTVVRLNAPDGPVERLSDGTKALAQAVDSFNSATLPRVNRVADDTSHAIRRLGRAADSINDNPQSLLFGNGGTAAGPGEPGFSAPAATRP from the coding sequence ATGGAAAACAAGGCCCATGCCCTCGCCGCCGGCGCCTTCGTGCTCGGCCTGATCGCCGCGCTCGTCGCGCTGGTGATCTGGTTCACGCGCGACAACACCGTGCGCAACGTCTACGAACTGTCCACGCGCGAGGCCGTGAGCGGCCTGCAGCCGCAGGCCATGGTGCGCTACCGCGGCATCGCGGTGGGCAAGGTGACGTCGATCGACTTCGACCCCAAGGTCAAGGGCAACGTGCGGGTGCGCATCACGGTCGACGAGCGCGTGCCGCTCACCACCTCCAGCTTTGCCACGCTGAGCTACCAGGGCGTGACCGGCCTGGCCTTCATCGCGCTGGACGACAAGGGCGAGTCGACCGTGTCGCTCAAGCCGGACAACGACGACCCGCCGCGCATCCCGCTCAAGCCGTCGATGCTGGCGCAGCTGCAGGACCGCGGCGAAGCCATCATCAACCAGGTCGAGGAAGTGACCAAGCGCGCCAACCAGCTGCTGAGCGACCCCAATCAGAAGCGCGCCGCCGATGCACTGGAGAACATCGCGGCCGCCTCGGCCAGCGCCAACACGCTGCTCAAGACGCTCGACAACACGGTCAAGACCGGCCTGAACCCGGCGCTGACGAAGCTGCCCGACACCATGGCCTCGGTGAAGAAGGCGGCGGGCGACGTCTCGCGCGTGGCCAACAACTTCAACACCACCGTCGTGCGGCTGAACGCGCCCGACGGCCCGGTCGAGCGCCTGAGCGACGGCACCAAGGCGCTGGCGCAGGCGGTCGACTCGTTCAACTCGGCCACGCTGCCGCGCGTGAACCGCGTGGCGGACGACACCTCGCACGCCATCCGCCGGCTGGGCCGCGCGGCCGACAGCATCAACGACAACCCGCAATCGCTGCTGTTCGGCAACGGCGGCACGGCGGCGGGCCCGGGCGAGCCGGGTTTCAGCGCCCCCGCCGCGACGCGGCCCTGA
- a CDS encoding GMC family oxidoreductase: protein MSETQFDYIIIGAGTAGSLMANRLSADKSKRVLLIEAGRKDDYHWIHIPVGYLYCIGNPRTDWLYSTEPDAGLNGRVLRYPRGKTLGGSSSINGMIYMRGQSRDYEQWAQLTGDESWRWQNVLPAFKKHEDFYLGADEMHGAGGEWRVEKQRLRWDILDAFAEAAAQADVPHTTDFNRGSNEGVGYFQVNQKNGWRWNTAKAFLRPTCYGRPNFELWTGAQVSRLLFETLPDGTRRCTGAEVWNGSETVTAQATREVILSAGAIGSPQILQLSGIGPAALLRQHGIDVVVDAPGVGANLQDHLQIRAVYKISGAPTLNVLASSMVGKAKIGLEYMLRRSGPMSMAPSQLGAFTRSSPEHEWPNLQYHVQPLSLDAFGDPLHSFPAFTASVCNLNPTSRGAVRIKSGRFQDAPAIAPNYLSTDEDRKVAADSLRVTRRIASQPALAKYKPEEWKPGVQYQTDEDLARLAGDIATTIFHPVGTTKMGADGDPMAVLDSKLRVRGVRGLRVVDAGAMPTITSGNTNSPTLMMAEKAAGWICGEAQD, encoded by the coding sequence ATGAGCGAGACCCAATTCGACTACATCATCATCGGGGCCGGCACCGCCGGCTCGCTCATGGCCAATCGGCTCAGCGCCGACAAGAGCAAGCGCGTGCTGCTCATCGAGGCCGGCCGCAAGGACGACTACCACTGGATCCACATTCCGGTCGGCTACCTGTATTGCATCGGCAATCCGCGCACCGACTGGCTCTACAGCACCGAGCCCGACGCCGGCCTCAACGGCCGCGTGCTGCGCTATCCGCGCGGCAAGACGCTCGGCGGCAGCTCCAGCATCAACGGCATGATCTACATGCGCGGCCAGTCGCGCGACTACGAGCAGTGGGCGCAGCTCACGGGCGATGAGTCGTGGCGCTGGCAGAACGTGCTGCCGGCGTTCAAGAAACACGAAGACTTCTACCTCGGCGCCGACGAGATGCACGGCGCCGGCGGCGAATGGCGCGTCGAGAAGCAGCGGCTGCGCTGGGACATCCTCGACGCCTTCGCCGAAGCCGCGGCCCAGGCCGACGTGCCGCACACCACCGACTTCAACCGTGGCAGCAACGAGGGCGTGGGCTACTTCCAGGTCAACCAGAAGAACGGCTGGCGCTGGAACACCGCCAAGGCCTTCCTGCGTCCGACCTGCTATGGCAGGCCCAACTTCGAGCTGTGGACCGGCGCGCAGGTGTCGCGCCTGCTGTTCGAGACGCTGCCCGACGGCACGCGCCGCTGCACGGGCGCCGAGGTGTGGAACGGCAGCGAGACGGTCACCGCGCAAGCCACGCGCGAGGTGATCCTGAGCGCGGGCGCCATCGGCTCGCCGCAGATCCTGCAGCTCTCGGGCATCGGCCCGGCCGCGCTGCTGCGCCAGCACGGCATCGACGTGGTGGTCGACGCGCCCGGCGTCGGCGCCAACCTGCAGGACCACCTGCAGATCCGCGCGGTCTACAAGATCAGCGGCGCGCCCACGCTCAATGTGCTGGCCTCGTCGATGGTCGGCAAGGCGAAGATCGGGCTCGAGTACATGCTCAGGCGCAGCGGCCCGATGAGCATGGCGCCCTCGCAGCTCGGCGCCTTCACGCGCAGCTCGCCGGAGCACGAGTGGCCGAACCTGCAGTACCACGTGCAGCCGCTGTCGCTCGATGCCTTCGGCGATCCGCTGCACAGCTTTCCGGCGTTCACCGCCAGCGTGTGCAACCTCAACCCCACCAGCCGTGGCGCGGTGCGCATCAAGAGCGGGCGCTTCCAGGACGCGCCGGCCATCGCCCCCAACTACCTGAGCACCGACGAAGACCGCAAGGTGGCGGCCGACTCGCTGCGGGTGACGCGCCGCATCGCGTCGCAGCCCGCGCTCGCCAAGTACAAGCCCGAGGAATGGAAGCCCGGCGTGCAGTACCAGACCGACGAAGACCTGGCCCGCCTGGCCGGCGACATCGCCACCACCATCTTCCATCCGGTCGGCACCACCAAGATGGGCGCCGACGGCGACCCGATGGCGGTGCTCGACTCGAAGCTGCGCGTGCGCGGCGTGCGGGGCCTGCGCGTGGTGGATGCGGGCGCGATGCCCACCATCACCAGCGGCAACACCAACAGCCCTACGCTGATGATGGCGGAGAAGGCCGCCGGCTGGATTTGCGGCGAGGCGCAGGACTAG